In Hallerella succinigenes, the following are encoded in one genomic region:
- a CDS encoding DUF1015 family protein, with translation MKSQRKKSDESRATRISRVYFNRLFPKRMDALEVALSVFVGVFIGVWPTIGVAIILTVALCALFKLPKVPGVISSFVANPVTQFGFFYPSGYFLGKKIWHPEAITFDFLEELKGLSFSNAIDVVSRLWNEAAGHVIAFLIGITIVAFIFGSIFGIAAYFIVSYRKRKHIDIKNKYIHELIAEDQVIIKKAKQKGKHMHIFPFKALRPVDPAQAKDISALPYDVMNREEAKEMAKDLPYSYLRITRAELELPDSVDAYDPQVYAHAKENLDKFIAEGVIAFDKKDCLYIYRQTMEGREQYGLVCTVPAKDYFEGVIKKHELTRKDKEDDRLRHVLATNSNTGPVFLTYRDNGQFELLKDIIARKPVYDFVTEADGFGHTVWVIEDDAEIEKICRAFDAVPVSYIADGHHRSAAGARAAGYRASQNPENKGDEEYNRYLAILFPSTQLKILDYNRVLKDLNGRTPEQFMEELKKVFEISELPAQAHPTKQNVVNMYLGGKWFACEFKQEYLQDLGPVDSLDVALLQKLVLKPLFNVEDPRTAQNIDFVGGIRGLGELEKRVNSGECAVAFAMYPTSLDQLMAIADAGEIMPPKSTWFEPKLRDGLLVHTLD, from the coding sequence ATGAAGTCTCAACGTAAAAAATCTGATGAATCTCGCGCTACACGAATTTCTCGTGTATACTTTAATCGCCTGTTCCCGAAAAGAATGGATGCTCTTGAAGTGGCTCTTTCGGTTTTTGTCGGCGTCTTTATCGGCGTTTGGCCGACGATCGGTGTGGCGATAATTTTGACTGTGGCTCTTTGTGCACTATTCAAACTTCCGAAGGTTCCGGGCGTCATTTCTTCTTTTGTGGCGAATCCGGTAACCCAGTTCGGATTCTTTTATCCGTCGGGATATTTCCTCGGTAAAAAGATCTGGCATCCGGAAGCGATTACGTTCGACTTTTTGGAAGAATTGAAGGGACTTTCTTTTAGCAATGCAATCGATGTGGTGTCGCGCTTGTGGAATGAAGCGGCGGGACATGTGATCGCTTTCTTGATCGGCATTACGATTGTCGCATTTATTTTCGGTTCGATTTTTGGCATTGCCGCCTACTTCATCGTTTCGTATCGCAAGCGCAAGCACATCGATATCAAGAACAAGTACATCCACGAATTGATCGCCGAAGATCAAGTTATTATTAAAAAAGCCAAGCAAAAAGGAAAACACATGCATATCTTTCCGTTCAAAGCACTCCGTCCTGTTGATCCCGCACAGGCAAAGGATATTTCCGCCCTGCCGTATGACGTGATGAACCGTGAAGAAGCCAAGGAAATGGCCAAGGACCTTCCGTATTCCTATCTACGCATCACCCGTGCAGAACTTGAACTCCCGGATTCCGTGGACGCCTATGACCCGCAAGTCTATGCGCACGCCAAGGAAAACTTGGACAAGTTCATCGCAGAAGGCGTGATCGCCTTCGACAAGAAGGACTGCCTCTACATTTATCGTCAGACGATGGAAGGCCGCGAACAGTACGGTCTCGTTTGCACGGTGCCGGCGAAGGATTACTTCGAAGGCGTCATCAAAAAGCATGAACTCACCCGTAAGGACAAGGAAGACGACCGTCTTCGCCACGTGCTTGCGACGAATTCCAACACGGGTCCGGTGTTCCTCACTTACCGTGACAACGGCCAGTTCGAACTTCTCAAAGATATTATCGCCCGTAAGCCGGTCTATGACTTTGTGACGGAAGCGGATGGCTTTGGCCACACGGTCTGGGTTATCGAAGACGATGCAGAAATCGAAAAGATTTGCCGCGCCTTTGACGCAGTCCCGGTCAGCTACATCGCTGACGGTCACCACCGTAGCGCTGCTGGCGCACGTGCCGCCGGCTACCGCGCTTCGCAGAACCCGGAAAATAAGGGCGACGAAGAATACAACCGTTATCTCGCCATTCTCTTCCCGAGCACCCAGCTCAAAATTTTGGATTACAACCGTGTCCTAAAGGATTTGAACGGTCGTACACCGGAACAGTTCATGGAAGAATTGAAGAAAGTCTTCGAAATTTCGGAACTTCCGGCACAGGCTCATCCGACGAAGCAGAATGTTGTAAACATGTACCTCGGCGGCAAGTGGTTCGCTTGCGAATTCAAGCAGGAATACTTGCAGGACCTCGGCCCTGTCGATAGCCTCGACGTAGCGCTTCTCCAGAAGCTCGTTCTGAAGCCGCTCTTCAACGTGGAAGATCCGAGAACCGCTCAGAACATCGACTTCGTCGGTGGTATTCGCGGTCTTGGCGAACTCGAAAAGCGCGTAAATTCCGGTGAATGCGCAGTCGCTTTCGCCATGTATCCGACTTCCTTGGATCAGTTGATGGCGATTGCCGATGCAGGTGAAATCATGCCGCCGAAGAGCACATGGTTTGAACCGAAACTGCGCGACGGTCTCCTCGTTCATACTCTCGACTAA